DNA from Micromonospora nigra:
AGTATTCGAGTTGAGTGGAATAGACTCAACTCTGGTGGTGTCGGTACCAGTGGACACGCCGATTCCGGGGGAGCCCATGAACACGGAACGCCTCACCACCAAGAGCCGCGAGACCATCACCGGTGCCGTCGCCCTGGCGAACCAGCGCGGGCACGCCACCGTCGAGCCCTGGCACCTGCTGCTGGCACTGCTGGACACCGACGGCTCGACCGCCGCCGGCCTGCTGCGCGCCGCCGGAGCCGATCCCGGCGAGCTGCGTCGGGCCGCCCAACGCGCTGTCGACGCGCTGCCCGCCGCCCGCGGCTCCAGCATCGCCGAGCCCACCCTGGCCCGCGAGTTCGTCAACGCCATCGGCGCGGCCGAGCAGATCGCCCGGCCGCTGGGCGACGAGTACACCTCCACCGAGCACCTGCTCGCCGGCCTGGCCCGGGTCGGCGGCGCGGTGTCGAACGCGCTCAAGGCCGCCGGGGCCACCGAGGAGACCCTGGTCGCGGCCTTCCCGACCGTACGCGGCGGTGACCGTCGGGTCACCACCGCCGACCCCGAGCAGACCTACCAGGCCCTGGCGAAGTACGGCGTCGACCTCACCGCCAGCGCCCGGGACGGCAAGATCGACCCGGTGATCGGCCGGGACTCCGAGATCCGCCGGGTGATCCAGGTGCTGTCCCGGCGTACCAAGAACAACCCGGTGTTGATCGGCGAGCCCGGTGTCGGCAAGACCGCCATCGTCGAGGGCCTCGCCCAGCGCATCGTCGCCGGTGACGTACCCGAGTCGCTGCGGGACAAGAAGCTCGTCTCGCTCGACCTCGGCGCGATGGTGGCCGGCGCGTCCTACCGGGGCCAGTTCGAGGAGCGGCTGAAGTCGGTCCTGGAGGAGATCAAGAACTCGGACGGCCAGGTCATCACCTTCCTCGACGAGCTGCACACCGTGGTCGGCGCGGGCAAGGGCGAGGGCTCGATGGACGCCGGCAACATGCTCAAGCCGATGCTGGCCCGCGGCGAGCTGCGGATGGTCGGCGCGACCACGCTGGACGAGTACCGCGAGCACATCGAGAAGGATCCGGCCCTGGAGCGCCGCTTCCAGCCGGTGCTGGTCGGGGAGCCGACCATCGAGGACACCATCGGCATCCTGCGCGGGCTCAAGGAACGCTACGAGGTGCACCACGGCGTGCGGATCACCGACGCCGCGCTGGTGGCGGCCGCCGCCCTGTCCGACCGCTACATCACCGACCGGTTCCTGCCCGACAAGGCCATCGACCTGGTCGACGAGTCCGCGTCCCGGCTCCGGATGGAGATCGACTCGCGTCCGGTCGAGGTGGACGAGATCGAGCGGGCCGTTCGGCGGCTGGAGATCGAGGAGATGGCGCTGGCCAAGGAGCCGGACGCCGCCTCCGCCGAGCGCCTGGAACGGCTGCGCAAGGAGCTGGCCGACAAGCGGGAGCAGCTCACCGCGCTGTCCGAGCGCTGGCAGCTGGAGAAGAGCCACATCACCAGGCTGTCCACCGCCAAGGAGGAACTGGAGCGGCTCGGCGGCGAGGCCGAGCGCGCCGAGCGCGACGGCGAGCTGGAACGGGCCGCCGAGCTGCGCTACGGCCGGATCCCCGCTCTCCAGGCCGACCTGAGGCAGGCCGAGGAGGAACTGGCCGGGCTCCAGGCC
Protein-coding regions in this window:
- the clpB gene encoding ATP-dependent chaperone ClpB, translating into MNTERLTTKSRETITGAVALANQRGHATVEPWHLLLALLDTDGSTAAGLLRAAGADPGELRRAAQRAVDALPAARGSSIAEPTLAREFVNAIGAAEQIARPLGDEYTSTEHLLAGLARVGGAVSNALKAAGATEETLVAAFPTVRGGDRRVTTADPEQTYQALAKYGVDLTASARDGKIDPVIGRDSEIRRVIQVLSRRTKNNPVLIGEPGVGKTAIVEGLAQRIVAGDVPESLRDKKLVSLDLGAMVAGASYRGQFEERLKSVLEEIKNSDGQVITFLDELHTVVGAGKGEGSMDAGNMLKPMLARGELRMVGATTLDEYREHIEKDPALERRFQPVLVGEPTIEDTIGILRGLKERYEVHHGVRITDAALVAAAALSDRYITDRFLPDKAIDLVDESASRLRMEIDSRPVEVDEIERAVRRLEIEEMALAKEPDAASAERLERLRKELADKREQLTALSERWQLEKSHITRLSTAKEELERLGGEAERAERDGELERAAELRYGRIPALQADLRQAEEELAGLQADGAMLKEEVGADDIAAVVASWTGIPAGRLLEGETAKLLRMEESLRERVVGQAEAVGAVSDAVRRARAGVADPDRPTGSFLFLGPTGVGKTELAKALAEFLFDDERAMVRIDMSEYGEKHSVARLVGAPPGYVGYEEGGQLTEAVRRRPYSVILLDEVEKAHPDVFDILLQVLDDGRLTDGQGRTVDFRNAILILTSNLGSSVIGDLTLAEEQRREGVLAVVRSHFKPEFLNRLDDIVVFAALLGEDLRAIVDIQLDRMRRRLADRRLGLEITDEARTWLAEHGYDPIYGARPLRRLVQSAIGDQLARALLAGQIRDGDTVRVDLADTKETLSVTRA